The following are from one region of the Gemmatimonadota bacterium genome:
- a CDS encoding CoA ester lyase: protein MKSMRSWLFVPGHQQRMIDKALGLPADVLIFDLEDGVPEAEKDVARSRVAAALDGARGGPMRFVRVHEAGSSELDADLQAIARAGLQGLVLPKVQGPEDVLQVCQWLDRHETRAGIPSGGVGLLAIIESARGLVQAPAIASVTPRLVGLMFGAEDFALDMGLFSHPGQGLVNYARSALAVAAASGQIRAIDKVFTDIGDLDGLAAEARQARDLGFAGKAVIHPGQVGAVNEIFSPTEVEERWARRIVEAFERRADEGPATVDGRMVDRPILERARWILDRLEGEPNDQQAD, encoded by the coding sequence GTGAAGTCGATGCGGTCCTGGCTTTTTGTGCCGGGGCACCAGCAGCGTATGATCGACAAGGCTCTGGGTCTGCCGGCGGATGTGCTGATATTCGATCTGGAGGACGGCGTCCCGGAGGCCGAGAAGGATGTTGCGCGCAGTCGTGTCGCTGCCGCACTGGATGGCGCGCGTGGCGGCCCAATGCGATTCGTCAGGGTTCACGAGGCCGGTTCCTCCGAATTGGACGCCGATCTGCAGGCGATCGCGCGTGCGGGGCTACAAGGGCTCGTGTTGCCCAAAGTGCAGGGACCGGAGGATGTGCTTCAGGTGTGCCAGTGGCTGGACCGACACGAGACCAGAGCGGGTATTCCATCCGGAGGCGTCGGGCTTCTGGCAATCATTGAGAGTGCCCGGGGTCTGGTTCAGGCTCCTGCGATCGCATCCGTTACACCCAGGCTGGTGGGGCTTATGTTCGGCGCGGAGGATTTCGCGCTGGATATGGGCCTCTTTTCGCATCCGGGACAGGGATTGGTCAATTACGCTCGGTCGGCGCTGGCGGTGGCTGCGGCAAGCGGACAAATCCGGGCTATAGACAAGGTGTTTACGGACATCGGTGATCTTGACGGGCTGGCCGCGGAGGCGCGGCAGGCCAGGGATCTGGGGTTTGCCGGAAAAGCTGTGATCCATCCGGGTCAGGTTGGGGCAGTGAATGAAATTTTCAGTCCCACGGAGGTCGAGGAGAGGTGGGCACGGCGAATTGTTGAGGCTTTTGAACGGCGGGCAGACGAAGGCCCGGCGACTGTAGATGGCCGGATGGTAGATAGGCCGATTCTGGAACGGGCGCGATGGATCCTGGATCGTCTTGAGGGAGAGCCCAATGACCAGCAGGCCGATTGA